The following proteins are encoded in a genomic region of Nocardioides conyzicola:
- a CDS encoding toxic anion resistance protein: MTENQGEAAVAPLAPPDASLTLVAPEAPAAVTTTQAPRMAPQVSAEALPELDAKVEGFMTALSATAVNSPEFAKQAESVRTMGDADIRKAAETSNRMLQQPVRALQEGGIAEGSAVGKTLLELRRTVEDLDPSQATGARKWLDLLPFGDKVTDYFRKYQSAQSQLNGILHSLRNGQDELTKDNVALNLEKTNLWASMGRLNQYVYVAERLDTKLSARIAELELSDPEAAKALSQDVLFYVRQKHQDLLTQLAVSIQSYLAIDIIIKNNIELIKGVDRASTTTISALRTAVIVAQALGNQKLVLDQITALNTTTSGMIQRTSEMLRDNSAAIQEQAASSSIGIEQLQAAFSNIYATMDSIDEFKLKALDSMSQTIGVLETEVDKSKAYLDRVQAHDARNAAGTLDLSTLPTS, encoded by the coding sequence ATGACCGAGAACCAGGGCGAGGCCGCGGTCGCACCGCTGGCTCCGCCGGACGCGTCGTTGACACTGGTGGCCCCCGAGGCGCCGGCCGCGGTGACCACCACGCAGGCGCCCCGGATGGCCCCGCAGGTCTCGGCGGAGGCGCTGCCCGAGCTGGACGCGAAGGTCGAGGGCTTCATGACCGCGCTGAGCGCGACGGCCGTCAACAGCCCGGAGTTCGCGAAGCAGGCCGAGAGCGTGCGCACCATGGGTGATGCCGACATCCGCAAGGCCGCCGAGACCTCCAACCGGATGCTGCAGCAGCCCGTGCGAGCGCTCCAGGAGGGCGGGATCGCCGAGGGCTCGGCCGTCGGCAAGACGCTGCTCGAGCTGCGGCGCACGGTCGAGGACCTCGACCCGAGCCAGGCCACGGGCGCGCGCAAGTGGCTCGACCTGCTGCCCTTCGGCGACAAGGTCACCGACTACTTCCGCAAGTACCAGTCCGCGCAGAGCCAGCTCAACGGCATCCTGCACAGCCTGCGCAACGGCCAGGACGAGCTGACCAAGGACAACGTCGCCCTCAACCTGGAGAAGACCAACCTCTGGGCGTCGATGGGTCGGCTCAACCAGTATGTGTACGTCGCCGAGCGGCTCGACACCAAGCTGTCGGCGCGGATCGCCGAGCTCGAGCTCTCGGACCCCGAGGCCGCCAAGGCGTTGTCGCAGGACGTGCTCTTCTACGTCCGCCAGAAGCACCAGGACCTGCTGACGCAGCTGGCCGTCTCGATCCAGTCCTACCTGGCGATCGACATCATCATCAAGAACAACATCGAGCTCATCAAGGGCGTCGACCGCGCGTCGACGACGACGATCTCCGCACTGCGTACGGCGGTCATCGTGGCCCAGGCGCTGGGCAACCAGAAGCTCGTGCTCGACCAGATCACGGCGCTCAACACCACCACGTCCGGGATGATCCAGAGGACCTCCGAGATGCTCCGCGACAACTCCGCGGCCATCCAGGAGCAGGCGGCGTCGTCCAGCATCGGGATCGAGCAGCTGCAGGCGGCGTTCAGCAACATCTACGCGACCATGGACTCCATCGACGAGTTCAAGCTCAAGGCGCTCGACTCCATGTCCCAGACCATCGGCGTGCTCGAGACCGAGGTGGACAAGTCGAAGGCCTACCTCGACCGGGTCCAGGCGCACGACGCGCGCAACGCCGCGGGCACGCTGGACCTGTCTACCTTGCCGACCAGCTGA